One window of the Acaryochloris sp. CCMEE 5410 genome contains the following:
- a CDS encoding acyltransferase: MNPFYSGYYTENELRGFGFKSVGQNVKIAKNCTIVGIENIAIGDNVRIDAYCSIFAHQEGWVTLGSFIHIGGYCLLSAGDGIRMDDFSGLSQGVHLYSRTDDYTGKFLTNPTVPKKYTGIIGGTVALGRHAIIGSSSVILPNVQIGDGTAVGALSLVTKSLDPWGVYFGSPAKKLKNRSKRLLTLETKLTAELAKPTNSLPISLSAIG; the protein is encoded by the coding sequence ATGAACCCTTTTTATTCAGGCTATTACACCGAAAATGAGCTGAGAGGCTTTGGTTTCAAATCCGTTGGCCAGAACGTCAAAATAGCCAAAAACTGTACTATCGTTGGCATTGAAAATATCGCGATCGGTGACAATGTCCGCATTGATGCCTATTGTTCCATCTTTGCCCATCAGGAAGGCTGGGTTACCTTAGGCTCCTTTATTCATATTGGCGGCTATTGTCTACTATCTGCTGGAGACGGTATTCGCATGGATGACTTTAGCGGACTCTCTCAAGGGGTTCATCTTTATAGCAGAACCGATGACTATACAGGCAAATTCTTAACCAATCCCACCGTCCCCAAGAAATACACCGGCATTATAGGAGGAACCGTCGCCCTGGGCCGACATGCCATTATTGGTTCCAGTTCCGTTATTCTGCCCAATGTTCAGATTGGCGATGGCACCGCCGTGGGAGCCCTGTCTTTAGTCACCAAAAGCTTAGATCCTTGGGGCGTGTATTTTGGTAGCCCTGCCAAAAAACTGAAAAACAGATCGAAACGGCTACTGACCTTAGAAACAAAGTTAACGGCAGAACTGGCAAAGCCCACCAATAGCTTACCCATCTCCCTCTCGGCCATTGGCTAA
- a CDS encoding type II toxin-antitoxin system HicA family toxin produces MNNKQKKILSALFSTPIRKNILWADVVSLIRGLEGKVTSGSGSRVRFELNQMSLNIHSPHPGNELKRYQVQAVRDFLLKAGITDEI; encoded by the coding sequence ATGAACAATAAACAGAAAAAAATTCTAAGCGCCTTATTCTCTACACCTATTCGTAAAAATATATTGTGGGCTGATGTAGTTAGTCTAATTCGAGGATTGGAGGGAAAGGTTACTAGTGGAAGTGGTTCTCGGGTTCGCTTTGAACTCAACCAAATGTCCTTAAATATTCATTCCCCACATCCAGGGAATGAGTTAAAGCGCTACCAGGTTCAGGCGGTGCGTGATTTTCTACTCAAAGCGGGAATAACTGATGAAATATAA